One stretch of Gemmatimonadales bacterium DNA includes these proteins:
- the ychF gene encoding redox-regulated ATPase YchF, which produces MLSLGIVGLPNVGKSTLFNALTSAGALVANYPFATIEPNTGVVEVPDERLARISEFVHPQRIVPATVQFVDIAGLVKGASQGEGLGNQFLANIREVDAIVQVVRCFADDDIQHVMGSVDPVRDRGVINTELALADLASLEKRLDKAHRAARTGDPQAKMEAGLLERLVAAVGNGQMARTVVPTDEERATYRNFGLLTAKPVLYAANVHEDDLATGNPFVDQLRAAIAADGETGDVVIFSAKVEAELAELPLEDRAAFLESLGISESGLDRLARAAYRLLGLQSYFTAGEKEVRAWTVRRGAKGPEAAGVIHSDFEKGFIRAETVAYDDFVRVGGWKVAREQGLARAEGKEYVVQDGDVMLFRFNT; this is translated from the coding sequence ATGCTTTCCCTCGGAATCGTCGGGCTCCCCAACGTCGGCAAGTCGACGTTGTTCAACGCGCTGACTTCCGCCGGCGCGCTGGTGGCGAATTATCCGTTCGCGACGATCGAACCGAACACCGGCGTCGTCGAAGTTCCGGACGAACGCCTCGCACGGATCTCCGAATTCGTCCATCCGCAGCGGATCGTTCCCGCCACGGTGCAATTCGTCGATATCGCCGGCCTGGTGAAGGGAGCCTCGCAAGGCGAGGGGCTCGGCAACCAGTTCCTGGCCAACATCCGGGAAGTCGACGCCATCGTGCAGGTGGTCCGGTGTTTCGCCGACGACGATATCCAGCACGTGATGGGAAGCGTCGATCCGGTTCGCGATCGCGGCGTGATCAACACCGAACTCGCCCTCGCCGACCTCGCATCGCTCGAGAAGCGGCTCGACAAGGCGCACCGTGCCGCGCGCACCGGCGACCCGCAGGCGAAGATGGAAGCGGGACTGCTCGAACGCCTCGTCGCCGCAGTGGGAAACGGGCAGATGGCCCGCACCGTCGTGCCCACCGACGAAGAGCGCGCCACCTACCGCAACTTCGGGCTGCTCACGGCCAAGCCGGTGCTGTACGCGGCGAACGTGCATGAGGACGACCTCGCCACCGGCAATCCTTTCGTCGATCAGCTTCGCGCCGCGATCGCCGCCGACGGCGAGACCGGCGACGTCGTCATCTTCTCCGCGAAGGTGGAAGCCGAGCTGGCCGAGCTCCCGCTCGAGGATCGCGCCGCCTTTCTCGAATCGCTCGGCATCAGCGAGTCGGGACTCGATCGATTGGCACGCGCCGCGTACCGGTTGCTCGGCTTGCAGAGCTATTTCACCGCCGGCGAGAAGGAAGTTCGGGCGTGGACCGTGCGCCGCGGGGCGAAGGGACCGGAAGCGGCGGGCGTGATCCACAGCGATTTCGAGAAGGGATTCATCCGCGCCGAGACCGTGGCCTACGATGATTTTGTCCGGGTCGGCGGCTGGAAGGTGGCACGCGAACAGGGGCTGGCGCGTGCCGAGGGAAAGGAATACGTCGTGCAGGACGGCGACGTCATGCTCTTCCGATTCAATACCTGA
- the rpsF gene encoding 30S ribosomal protein S6 gives MARRYEAVYIFDSALEEAAVTEKLNRFHALIPQSDGAAVTINHWGKRTLAYPVSGRETGYYVITKFEAGSQMLPEFERALKLDEGLLRHLVVLDEGAQMAPTPSAKDGEEEE, from the coding sequence TTGGCTCGTCGTTACGAGGCGGTCTACATCTTCGATTCAGCGCTCGAAGAGGCCGCGGTCACCGAAAAACTCAATCGCTTCCACGCTCTCATCCCCCAGTCGGACGGCGCCGCCGTCACAATCAACCATTGGGGCAAGCGGACCCTGGCGTATCCGGTCTCAGGCCGGGAAACCGGGTACTACGTGATCACCAAGTTCGAGGCGGGGTCGCAGATGCTCCCCGAGTTCGAGCGCGCGCTCAAGCTCGACGAAGGGCTGCTGCGCCACCTGGTGGTGCTCGACGAAGGTGCCCAGATGGCGCCGACGCCCAGCGCCAAAGACGGTGAGGAGGAGGAATAA
- the rpsR gene encoding 30S ribosomal protein S18: protein MPRPQKSCAICESGVRVVDFKDERLLTRFLTERGKMLPSRLSGTCARHQRQLSTAIKRARQVALLPYIKGFGG from the coding sequence ATGCCCCGCCCACAGAAGAGTTGTGCGATCTGCGAATCCGGAGTCCGCGTTGTCGATTTCAAGGATGAACGGCTCCTGACCCGATTCCTCACCGAACGCGGCAAGATGTTGCCCAGCCGCCTGTCGGGAACGTGCGCGCGTCATCAGCGCCAGCTCAGCACGGCGATCAAGCGAGCCCGTCAGGTCGCGCTGCTCCCGTACATCAAGGGATTCGGCGGCTGA
- a CDS encoding DUF2232 domain-containing protein, with the protein MPASALRGRRSQYLRLLAVAAIFYVAFPFSAAFFLGPLAVLLVLSRPTTFREWIWIAVCVTAVVIWLRLPESLSQQTIRAAAAFYVGALAALTLGGKRSLVSRALMAVTIAVVAMIGWFLVLHLRFVDLQNDLVAQTWGAWRQIATNLPATPPTGTGDFVQDAQATDLPTLLATSLTTLKLLFPALLALLALGGTWLAWDNYQRIARTPLAPGASPLRDFRFNDHLVWTLLIAAAAMLLHLSPALTIVGSNVLVVIVALYCLRGMAIVAMMMRNAPPLFIALLVVIMFLTLAFVLVGFVLVGIADTWLDFRRRAAPPSGVRP; encoded by the coding sequence GTGCCGGCGTCCGCACTGCGCGGGCGCCGGTCCCAATACCTCCGCCTGCTGGCGGTCGCGGCGATCTTCTACGTCGCGTTCCCGTTTTCCGCCGCGTTCTTCCTCGGGCCGCTGGCAGTCCTGCTGGTTCTCTCCCGGCCGACGACGTTCCGCGAATGGATCTGGATCGCGGTGTGTGTCACCGCGGTGGTCATCTGGCTCCGGCTCCCCGAATCGCTCAGCCAGCAGACGATTCGCGCCGCCGCGGCATTCTACGTTGGCGCGCTCGCCGCGCTGACGCTGGGCGGAAAGCGCTCGCTGGTCTCGCGTGCCCTGATGGCGGTGACCATCGCGGTCGTCGCCATGATCGGCTGGTTCCTCGTCCTGCATCTCCGGTTTGTCGACCTGCAGAACGATCTCGTGGCGCAGACCTGGGGCGCGTGGCGGCAGATCGCGACCAATCTCCCCGCGACGCCGCCGACGGGGACCGGTGACTTTGTCCAGGACGCGCAGGCGACCGATCTGCCGACGCTGCTGGCGACATCGCTGACCACACTCAAGCTCCTCTTCCCCGCCCTCCTCGCGTTGCTGGCGCTGGGCGGAACCTGGCTCGCGTGGGACAATTACCAGCGGATCGCCCGCACGCCGCTGGCACCCGGCGCATCACCGCTGCGCGACTTCCGGTTCAACGACCATCTCGTCTGGACGCTGCTGATCGCGGCCGCCGCCATGCTGCTGCACCTGTCGCCGGCATTGACCATCGTCGGCTCCAACGTGCTGGTGGTGATCGTCGCGCTGTACTGCCTGCGGGGAATGGCGATCGTGGCGATGATGATGCGGAACGCTCCGCCCCTCTTCATCGCGCTCCTCGTGGTGATAATGTTCCTCACGCTCGCGTTTGTGCTGGTAGGGTTCGTCCTCGTCGGCATCGCCGACACGTGGCTTGATTTCCGGCGGCGCGCCGCACCGCCCTCAGGAGTTCGCCCATGA
- the rplI gene encoding 50S ribosomal protein L9, with amino-acid sequence MMELILRQDVPSLGKAGQLVRVKPGYARNFLLPRGLAFEATDGNRKRIEAETKARDARLEGERAGASALAARLGEVTLRLSAKAGEDGRLFGSITSTEIARELESRGITIDRRRIELDHPIKQTGFHSISVRLHHDVQGEIKLDVVAGE; translated from the coding sequence ATGATGGAATTGATTCTGCGTCAGGATGTCCCCTCCCTCGGCAAGGCCGGCCAGCTGGTGCGGGTCAAGCCCGGGTATGCCCGCAACTTCCTTCTCCCGCGCGGTCTTGCGTTCGAGGCGACCGACGGCAACCGGAAGCGGATCGAAGCGGAAACCAAGGCGCGCGACGCCCGCCTCGAAGGGGAGCGGGCCGGCGCGTCGGCGCTGGCGGCCCGGCTCGGAGAAGTCACGCTCCGCCTCTCCGCCAAGGCGGGGGAAGACGGCCGGCTCTTTGGCTCGATCACCTCGACCGAGATCGCCCGGGAGCTCGAGAGCCGCGGGATCACGATCGACCGGCGGCGGATCGAGCTCGATCACCCCATCAAGCAGACCGGCTTCCACTCGATCTCCGTCCGCCTGCATCACGATGTGCAGGGCGAGATCAAGCTCGACGTCGTTGCGGGCGAGTAA
- the rsfS gene encoding ribosome silencing factor, whose amino-acid sequence MVNAIDDRKGVRIQVLDLRGLSDAADFFIIASGTSDAHVRGLADGVVDAVSRTGRSPHHVEGVSAGRWVLLDFVDFVVHLFHPETRAFYQLERLWQDAPTLLSEP is encoded by the coding sequence GTGGTCAACGCGATCGACGATCGCAAGGGTGTCCGGATCCAGGTCCTGGACCTGCGGGGGCTCTCCGACGCTGCCGATTTCTTCATCATCGCGTCCGGCACGTCTGATGCGCATGTTCGAGGGCTCGCCGATGGCGTGGTCGACGCAGTCAGCCGGACCGGTCGGAGCCCACACCACGTCGAAGGCGTCTCGGCAGGCCGGTGGGTCCTACTCGATTTCGTGGACTTCGTAGTCCACCTGTTTCACCCGGAGACGAGGGCGTTTTACCAGCTCGAGCGCTTGTGGCAGGACGCGCCGACGCTCCTCTCCGAACCGTGA
- a CDS encoding DPP IV N-terminal domain-containing protein has translation MRRLAWLLLAAATVVPAALPAQYFGQNKVQYSRFKFKVLETEHFDLYYYDIEHNAALDVARMAERSYTELSTVLRHQFRERKPIILYASLSDFQQTNTSPDEVSEGTGGFTDFLKHRIVIPLTGSYADVQHVLQHEMTHQFQYDVWSGGRAGAGVQTLIAINPPLWFVEGMAEYMSLGGVDPNTAMWLRDAAQEGKVPTIHQLETDPRIFPYRFGQAILSYIGQRWGDEAIGAILSASRSGSLEGAFRRVIGLDFKQLGDQWRDAVDKEYLPQLNTADRAGQISQVVLTKERSEGTLHLAPALSPDGTRVAYFSEKNFYFIDLWLANVADGKADRRLFKSTWSSNYETFRFINSSSSWSPDGKFLAFAGKNGAHDDIIIIDVASNKTVATIRTGLSGVTTPDWSPDGSRLVFTGYDGGLSDLFVVDRNGANLKRLTNDKYADLNPAWSPDGKSIAFTTDRGPETDFTTLHFGNYRLALYHFDSNQIEVLKGMDVGKNSGPQWSPTGTSIAYISDRTGVSNIYLYDMASGDSYQITNFFTGAQGITPLSPVLSWARQADKLAYVYYEKGDYDVYVLSNPESRKKEPWRPVTVLATNRPPVTNPAAPPADTTHVVTAGGTSLYRSPTGFRRADSLGKQADTARVATGEVSIARLIDSSKIPMPDTNTFSERPYKTVFTPDYVSRPSIGYARNNFGSGVFGGTSVQMSDMLGDHELLFSGFVNGRIDEAQVLGAYVNQTRRMNWAVGLSQDPYFFYNGSAIEEGTPSQFEDTYVTEVRRIVLRSAFITGYYPLSRFQRIETGMHVTNVEDAVLDYLEPFDPSSGLLTEDPSTQKTVLSENAFVQPSLAWVYDNSIEGYTGPFLGRRSRFELAPAIGGWTYLQATADYRRYDHLFGPFTLATRALYYGRSGRDADRFAMYLGYPDLIRGWTSGSFDRHECAALIAPDPNTQTGCAPLDQLVGTSIGVANAELRFPILSQQYMHWLPQLFPPIEGALFYDAGVAWAGNTTFSWNRAADANPALVRTPLQSIGLSIKINALGFVVLRFDYAKPLNRPGVSPYWTISFGPAY, from the coding sequence ATGCGCCGCCTCGCGTGGTTGCTCCTCGCTGCTGCGACCGTGGTTCCGGCCGCGCTCCCCGCCCAGTATTTCGGTCAGAACAAGGTTCAGTATTCGCGGTTCAAGTTCAAGGTCCTCGAGACCGAGCACTTCGACCTGTATTACTACGACATCGAACACAACGCGGCGCTCGATGTGGCGCGGATGGCCGAGCGGTCGTACACCGAGCTCTCGACCGTGCTGCGTCATCAGTTCCGCGAGCGCAAGCCGATCATCCTCTATGCCTCGCTCTCCGACTTTCAGCAGACCAATACCTCTCCTGATGAAGTCTCCGAGGGGACCGGCGGATTCACCGACTTCCTGAAGCACCGGATCGTGATTCCGCTCACCGGATCCTACGCCGATGTGCAGCACGTGCTTCAGCACGAAATGACCCACCAGTTCCAGTACGATGTCTGGTCGGGCGGGCGCGCCGGCGCCGGCGTGCAAACGCTGATCGCGATCAATCCGCCGCTCTGGTTCGTCGAAGGAATGGCGGAGTACATGTCGCTGGGCGGGGTTGACCCGAATACGGCAATGTGGTTGCGCGATGCGGCCCAGGAAGGAAAGGTCCCGACGATCCATCAGCTGGAGACCGATCCGCGCATCTTCCCCTACCGCTTCGGACAGGCGATCCTGAGTTACATCGGCCAGCGCTGGGGCGACGAAGCGATCGGTGCGATTCTCTCCGCGTCGCGCTCCGGGTCGCTCGAGGGCGCCTTTCGGCGGGTCATCGGTCTCGACTTCAAGCAACTCGGCGACCAGTGGCGCGACGCGGTGGACAAGGAATATCTGCCGCAGCTGAACACGGCGGACCGCGCCGGCCAGATCTCGCAAGTTGTGCTGACGAAGGAACGAAGCGAAGGGACGCTGCATCTGGCGCCGGCGCTGTCGCCGGACGGAACCCGGGTGGCGTACTTCTCGGAGAAGAACTTCTACTTCATCGATCTCTGGCTCGCGAACGTTGCCGACGGGAAGGCCGACCGGCGGCTCTTCAAGTCGACCTGGAGCTCAAACTACGAAACGTTCCGGTTCATCAATTCCTCGTCAAGCTGGTCGCCCGACGGGAAGTTTCTCGCGTTCGCCGGGAAGAACGGCGCCCACGACGACATCATCATCATCGACGTCGCGTCCAACAAGACCGTTGCCACGATCCGGACCGGATTGAGCGGCGTCACCACTCCCGACTGGAGTCCCGACGGATCGCGGCTCGTCTTCACCGGATACGATGGCGGGCTCTCGGATCTCTTCGTCGTCGATCGGAACGGCGCCAATCTCAAACGGCTCACCAACGACAAATATGCCGACCTGAATCCAGCGTGGTCGCCGGATGGCAAATCGATCGCCTTCACCACCGATCGCGGCCCGGAGACCGACTTCACTACGCTGCACTTCGGGAATTACCGCCTGGCGCTGTATCACTTCGACTCGAACCAGATCGAAGTACTCAAGGGAATGGACGTCGGCAAGAATTCGGGACCGCAATGGTCGCCGACCGGCACTTCGATCGCGTACATCTCGGACCGCACCGGGGTGAGCAACATCTATCTGTACGACATGGCGTCCGGCGATTCGTACCAGATCACCAATTTCTTTACCGGCGCGCAGGGGATCACGCCGCTGTCGCCGGTGCTGTCGTGGGCCCGGCAGGCCGACAAGCTGGCGTACGTCTATTACGAGAAGGGCGATTACGACGTGTACGTGCTCTCCAATCCCGAGAGCCGCAAGAAGGAACCGTGGCGCCCGGTGACCGTGCTCGCCACCAATCGGCCACCGGTGACCAATCCCGCCGCGCCACCGGCTGATACCACGCACGTGGTGACCGCGGGCGGAACGTCCCTGTACCGGTCGCCAACGGGCTTCCGGCGCGCCGACTCCCTCGGGAAGCAGGCCGATACGGCGCGCGTTGCCACCGGCGAGGTATCGATTGCCCGGTTGATCGACTCCAGCAAGATCCCGATGCCCGACACGAACACCTTCTCGGAACGGCCGTACAAGACGGTCTTCACGCCGGACTATGTCTCGCGGCCGAGCATCGGCTACGCGCGCAACAATTTCGGCTCAGGCGTCTTCGGCGGCACGTCGGTCCAGATGTCCGACATGCTCGGCGACCACGAGCTGCTCTTCTCGGGATTCGTCAACGGGCGGATCGATGAGGCACAGGTGCTCGGTGCGTATGTCAACCAGACGCGACGAATGAACTGGGCAGTCGGTTTGTCGCAGGATCCGTATTTCTTCTACAACGGCTCCGCGATCGAGGAAGGGACGCCGAGCCAGTTCGAAGACACCTACGTCACCGAAGTGCGACGGATCGTGCTGCGATCGGCTTTCATCACGGGCTACTACCCGCTGTCGCGGTTCCAGCGGATTGAGACCGGGATGCACGTCACCAACGTCGAGGATGCGGTGCTCGACTATCTCGAACCGTTCGATCCGTCGAGCGGGCTGCTGACAGAGGACCCGTCGACGCAGAAGACGGTGCTGAGCGAAAACGCGTTCGTGCAGCCGTCGCTGGCGTGGGTCTACGACAACTCGATCGAAGGGTACACCGGCCCGTTTCTCGGACGGCGGTCGCGGTTCGAGCTGGCACCGGCGATCGGCGGCTGGACCTATCTCCAGGCGACGGCGGATTATCGCCGCTACGATCATCTGTTCGGCCCGTTCACGCTGGCAACGCGCGCCCTGTACTACGGCCGCAGTGGCCGTGATGCCGACAGGTTCGCCATGTATCTCGGCTATCCCGACCTGATTCGCGGCTGGACGTCGGGGTCGTTCGATCGTCACGAATGCGCGGCGCTGATCGCACCGGACCCGAATACGCAGACGGGGTGCGCGCCACTCGATCAGCTGGTCGGTACGTCGATCGGCGTAGCCAACGCCGAGTTGCGCTTCCCGATTCTGTCGCAGCAATACATGCACTGGTTGCCGCAGCTCTTCCCGCCGATCGAGGGGGCGCTCTTCTACGATGCCGGCGTGGCCTGGGCGGGAAATACCACCTTCAGCTGGAATCGTGCGGCGGACGCGAACCCGGCACTGGTGCGGACGCCGCTCCAGTCGATCGGGCTGTCGATCAAGATCAACGCGCTGGGCTTTGTCGTCCTCCGCTTTGATTATGCCAAACCGCTCAACCGACCTGGCGTGAGCCCCTACTGGACGATTTCGTTCGGACCAGCATATTGA